The following proteins come from a genomic window of Candidatus Zixiibacteriota bacterium:
- the rpsO gene encoding 30S ribosomal protein S15 — MPLTKEQKADIVDKHKLHDKDTGSPEVQIALLTERIAYLTEHLKDHSKDFHSRHGLLKLVGQRRRLLDYLADRDIESYRDVISRLGLRR, encoded by the coding sequence ATGCCTTTGACAAAGGAGCAAAAGGCAGACATCGTCGACAAGCACAAGCTGCACGACAAAGACACCGGCTCGCCGGAGGTGCAGATCGCGCTGTTGACGGAGCGGATCGCGTATTTGACCGAACATCTTAAAGATCACTCGAAGGACTTTCACTCCCGGCACGGCTTGCTGAAGCTGGTCGGGCAGCGTCGACGCCTTCTCGACTACCTGGCCGATCGCGACATCGAGAGCTATCGCGACGTCATATCGAGACTCGGTTTGCGGCGGTAA
- a CDS encoding bifunctional riboflavin kinase/FAD synthetase — MTTSFIRGLHNYSRTNENGAVATLGTFDGIHRGHQEILCRVRDCAMRRALEPVLVTFHPHPRVVVTPHDPPMLLTTIEEKIKFIPDFLDGRVLVLEFNDELRSWSAEEFVKRVLVDTVGVRQVIVGYDHQFGRNRTGTIDLLRTLGGQYGFEVDVVQPVIVGGEAVSSSRIRRALAEGQFSEAVRLLGHEYAIYGTVERGIGLGRKLGFPTANVRYSNRKLLPTDGVYACWVEVGNESYCGMMFIGQNHFNPTARVTVEANIFDFDRDIYDEEIIVYPSRYVRENRKYDSTEALVRQIENDKQRVLNILSEGERKCL, encoded by the coding sequence TTGACCACCAGCTTCATTCGCGGATTACACAATTACTCCCGCACGAACGAAAACGGGGCGGTGGCCACATTGGGAACCTTCGATGGCATTCATCGGGGCCACCAGGAGATACTCTGCCGGGTGCGTGATTGCGCTATGCGGCGCGCACTCGAGCCGGTGCTCGTCACCTTTCATCCGCATCCGAGAGTCGTTGTGACACCGCACGACCCGCCGATGCTTCTGACGACCATAGAGGAGAAGATCAAGTTCATACCGGATTTTCTCGATGGTCGAGTGCTGGTGCTGGAATTCAACGACGAGCTGAGGAGTTGGTCGGCAGAGGAATTTGTCAAACGCGTGCTGGTGGATACGGTCGGCGTCAGGCAGGTGATCGTCGGCTACGATCACCAGTTCGGACGGAATCGCACCGGGACGATTGACCTGCTGCGCACGCTGGGCGGGCAATACGGCTTTGAGGTCGATGTCGTACAGCCGGTTATCGTCGGCGGCGAAGCGGTTTCTTCCTCGCGCATACGTCGCGCGCTGGCCGAAGGTCAGTTCAGCGAAGCGGTGCGCCTGCTGGGACATGAATACGCGATCTACGGTACTGTCGAACGCGGGATCGGGCTGGGGCGCAAGCTCGGCTTCCCGACCGCCAACGTTCGCTATTCCAATCGCAAACTGCTGCCGACCGACGGAGTCTATGCATGTTGGGTGGAAGTGGGAAACGAGTCGTATTGCGGGATGATGTTTATCGGGCAGAACCACTTCAATCCCACGGCGCGCGTGACGGTCGAAGCGAATATTTTCGACTTCGACCGGGACATCTACGACGAAGAGATTATCGTGTACCCGTCTCGCTACGTCCGCGAGAATCGGAAGTACGATTCGACCGAGGCGCTGGTGCGCCAGATTGAGAACGACAAACAACGCGTACTGAACATACTATCTGAAGGAGAGAGAAAATGCCTTTGA
- the truB gene encoding tRNA pseudouridine(55) synthase TruB, whose translation MAGERYHGILLLHKPVGMSSHDAIYAVRRAIDQKGGGHTGTLDPLAEGLLVICLGRATKVSRYLNDMDKTYEAVIRLGLSSRTYDAEGVDDAAVPADVSGIDTGLLRATLDTFVGTVQQTVPPFSAVKIDGRPLYKEARKGRAVAELPVRTVIIDGLDLLAWEPPDLSIVMRCSKGTYVRSLADELGQRLGCGAYLSALKRTRVGVFSLDESLTLNDINQLHSNRELEKHLLPLERVLPFAAIEISDELAGRVVQGPPVRYGDVVRFDGRFAAGETVVLKDRAGTCLAVGRAQVDSDACDGPADAELFRYDRVLN comes from the coding sequence ATGGCCGGTGAGCGGTACCACGGGATTCTGCTGTTGCACAAACCGGTCGGCATGAGCAGCCACGACGCGATCTACGCCGTGCGGCGGGCAATCGATCAGAAGGGCGGCGGACATACCGGGACACTGGATCCGCTGGCCGAAGGGCTGCTCGTGATTTGTCTGGGCCGTGCAACAAAAGTTTCCCGCTACCTGAACGATATGGACAAAACGTATGAAGCCGTCATCCGCCTCGGCCTCTCTTCGCGAACCTATGATGCGGAAGGCGTCGATGACGCGGCCGTACCCGCCGATGTGTCGGGGATCGATACTGGTCTTCTCAGGGCGACACTTGATACGTTTGTCGGGACGGTACAGCAGACCGTTCCTCCCTTTTCTGCGGTCAAAATCGACGGTCGGCCGCTCTATAAAGAGGCCCGGAAGGGCAGGGCCGTCGCCGAACTGCCCGTACGAACGGTGATTATCGACGGGCTGGATCTGCTCGCCTGGGAACCGCCCGATTTGAGCATTGTAATGCGTTGCAGCAAGGGGACATACGTCAGGAGCCTGGCCGACGAACTGGGGCAACGGCTGGGGTGTGGAGCGTACCTGTCGGCACTGAAAAGAACCCGGGTTGGTGTATTCTCTCTTGACGAGTCTTTGACTTTGAATGATATTAATCAATTGCACTCTAACCGCGAGTTAGAAAAGCACTTACTGCCGCTGGAACGGGTGTTGCCGTTTGCGGCGATCGAGATTTCGGACGAACTTGCCGGACGCGTGGTCCAGGGTCCGCCCGTGCGGTATGGCGACGTGGTTCGGTTCGACGGCCGGTTTGCGGCCGGAGAAACGGTCGTCCTGAAAGATCGGGCCGGGACATGTCTCGCGGTTGGTCGCGCGCAGGTCGATTCGGACGCGTGCGACGGCCCGGCGGATGCAGAACTTTTTAGGTACGACAGAGTATTGAATTGA
- a CDS encoding bifunctional oligoribonuclease/PAP phosphatase NrnA, with the protein MNEKTTNLTERRSETIGRIKAQLDSAKIVMVVSHLDPDGDALGSQLAFGEYLRTIGKQVVLLRDSDIPEKYQFLPSVETIVPTDSLSVDPPIDTAVILECPTLERVGKPRRLLNSSVTIVNIDHHPDALPLGVVNWIETDMSSVGEMVYEYLHAVDASISPSMATSLYTAILTDTGRFRYPATTRRTMEIGGALIALGADPRRITDRVYFDMKPSTMILTGRVLNSIEFHFDQRVCLLYLTQEMLKESGADVSQTEGLVDYTLYSHGVLAGALLKEVDGGVTKVSLRSKDGINVAEIASQFGGGGHFAAAGCTINQPVSRAREMLLQLLKKAIHGR; encoded by the coding sequence GTGAACGAAAAGACGACGAATCTGACTGAGCGGCGATCAGAGACAATCGGGCGCATCAAAGCGCAGCTCGACTCCGCAAAGATCGTAATGGTCGTTTCTCACCTCGATCCGGACGGCGACGCGCTCGGCTCCCAGCTCGCGTTTGGCGAGTACCTCCGGACCATCGGCAAACAGGTCGTTTTGCTGCGGGATTCGGACATTCCGGAGAAATACCAGTTCCTTCCGTCGGTGGAGACCATCGTACCCACCGATTCCCTGTCGGTCGATCCGCCGATCGACACCGCCGTTATACTTGAGTGCCCGACACTCGAACGGGTCGGTAAGCCGCGGCGGCTGCTGAACTCGTCAGTGACCATAGTGAATATCGATCACCACCCGGACGCCCTGCCGTTAGGTGTTGTCAATTGGATCGAAACAGACATGTCGTCGGTTGGCGAGATGGTCTACGAGTATCTTCACGCCGTTGACGCGAGTATCTCGCCCAGCATGGCGACGTCGCTGTATACGGCCATTCTTACGGACACGGGGCGTTTTCGGTATCCGGCGACGACACGGCGCACGATGGAAATCGGCGGCGCGCTTATCGCGCTTGGCGCCGATCCAAGACGCATCACGGATCGCGTCTACTTCGACATGAAGCCCTCGACCATGATTCTCACGGGACGTGTCTTGAACAGTATCGAATTTCACTTCGACCAGCGTGTCTGTCTTCTGTATCTCACACAGGAGATGCTGAAAGAGTCCGGCGCGGACGTCTCACAGACGGAAGGGCTGGTCGACTACACGCTGTACAGTCACGGCGTGCTCGCCGGGGCGCTGCTAAAAGAAGTAGACGGGGGCGTGACAAAAGTATCGCTGCGGTCCAAGGACGGGATCAACGTCGCTGAAATTGCCTCGCAGTTCGGCGGCGGCGGACACTTCGCCGCGGCGGGATGTACCATAAACCAGCCCGTTTCCCGCGCCAGAGAGATGCTGCTGCAGTTGCTGAAGAAGGCGATCCATGGCCGGTGA
- the rbfA gene encoding 30S ribosome-binding factor RbfA, with translation MRQYKRSDRLSGQMLRDISHLFETDMQPPISGMLTFTRVELTDDLRYAKVFYSCFGSEAEREQLAAYLQQESPHIRARIGRQLRIRHVPELRFVFDKSIEGSIRIEQLLNEIKRERKDDESD, from the coding sequence ATGCGTCAGTATAAACGTTCCGACCGTCTCAGCGGCCAGATGTTGCGGGATATATCTCACCTGTTCGAGACGGACATGCAGCCCCCCATTTCCGGTATGCTGACCTTCACCCGCGTGGAACTGACCGACGACCTCCGCTATGCCAAGGTGTTCTACTCCTGCTTCGGCAGCGAGGCCGAACGCGAACAGCTGGCGGCGTATCTCCAGCAGGAAAGTCCGCACATCCGTGCAAGAATAGGACGACAACTGCGTATCCGCCACGTCCCGGAACTCCGGTTTGTGTTCGACAAGTCCATCGAGGGCAGCATCCGCATCGAACAGCTTCTTAATGAAATCAAGCGTGAACGAAAAGACGACGAATCTGACTGA
- the infB gene encoding translation initiation factor IF-2 — MPGKSKRIYELAKEYKISSNAMLTILEELKFEPKSHMSVATPEMVEAVEKKFAVEKQEAKKDMKQKIQAKAKVPAVQGQGPVSDASVVTSSGGIKVKDSTDKLSSVLRRIEKKKKKKERRRKKGRREVDKAEVARAFKATMAGISGGKARRKYRRGGSEFDEADNHDSNVIEINEYMSVAELAKLMDVKPVDVIGKLMGMGAMATINQRLDMDTIQMVASEFGFETREVGDIGDEAREDEHEDQLELRAPVVTVMGHVDHGKTSLLDYIRHTNVVAGEAGAITQHIGAYEVHHNDQRIVFLDTPGHEAFTAMRARGTQITDIVILVVAADESVMPQTLEAIDHARAANVPIIVAINKIDKPNANPDNVRTQLSQHNLLDESWGGKTIMVEVSAKSGQGIDRLLDMVLLQAELLELKADPGIRGQGVIVDSRLERGRGPVATVLIQRGTCAIGDPIVAGMYSGRIRTMVNDREEKMEIIGPSTPAQITGLSGVPQAGDSFLVVHDDQEAREITLRRSQIKREYEHRRPQGAVTLEKVFDQIREGQIRELRLIIKGDVDGSVEVLSDTLGKIATDEVKTHIIRSGVGAVTESDVLLAAASDAVIIGFQVAPDTRARELARTEKVDIRQYSIIYEAESDIRKALEGLLSPTVSENLVGSAEVRNTFRVPKVGLIAGCYVKEGRINRKDRIKLVRDGKIVYSGSIGSLRRFKDDAREVKEGYECGIGIENFQDVKLGDVIEAYELVETARTLQS, encoded by the coding sequence GTGCCAGGCAAATCTAAACGCATCTACGAGCTGGCAAAGGAATACAAGATTTCCTCGAACGCTATGCTCACGATTCTCGAAGAGTTGAAGTTTGAGCCCAAGTCGCACATGTCCGTGGCGACCCCTGAGATGGTCGAGGCGGTGGAGAAAAAGTTCGCCGTCGAAAAACAGGAAGCCAAAAAGGACATGAAGCAGAAGATCCAGGCCAAGGCGAAAGTGCCTGCCGTCCAGGGCCAGGGCCCGGTTTCCGATGCGTCCGTGGTGACCAGCAGCGGCGGTATCAAGGTCAAGGACTCGACCGACAAGCTGTCAAGTGTGCTCCGGCGGATTGAGAAAAAGAAAAAGAAAAAAGAACGTCGCCGCAAAAAGGGGCGTCGAGAAGTCGACAAGGCCGAGGTCGCGCGTGCGTTTAAAGCTACAATGGCCGGCATCAGCGGCGGCAAGGCCCGCCGGAAATACCGTCGCGGCGGATCGGAATTCGACGAGGCCGACAACCACGACAGCAACGTCATCGAGATCAACGAGTACATGTCGGTTGCCGAGTTGGCAAAACTGATGGACGTAAAGCCGGTAGACGTTATCGGCAAACTCATGGGCATGGGCGCCATGGCCACAATCAATCAGCGCCTCGACATGGACACGATACAGATGGTGGCCAGCGAGTTCGGTTTCGAGACACGCGAGGTCGGCGACATCGGCGACGAGGCCCGCGAAGACGAACATGAAGATCAACTCGAATTGCGCGCCCCGGTCGTCACCGTCATGGGGCATGTCGACCACGGCAAGACATCGCTGCTCGACTACATCAGGCACACCAACGTAGTCGCCGGTGAAGCCGGCGCGATCACGCAGCATATCGGGGCGTACGAAGTGCACCACAATGACCAGCGCATCGTTTTCCTTGATACGCCCGGTCACGAGGCGTTCACCGCCATGCGGGCGCGCGGGACGCAGATTACGGATATCGTCATCCTGGTTGTCGCGGCCGACGAATCGGTGATGCCGCAGACGCTGGAAGCGATCGATCACGCGCGTGCTGCCAACGTCCCGATAATCGTCGCCATCAACAAAATCGACAAGCCTAACGCCAATCCGGACAACGTGCGCACCCAGTTGTCACAGCATAATCTGCTGGACGAGTCCTGGGGTGGCAAAACGATAATGGTCGAAGTCTCCGCCAAATCGGGGCAGGGCATCGACAGACTGCTCGATATGGTGTTGCTGCAGGCGGAGCTGTTGGAGCTGAAGGCCGATCCCGGCATTCGCGGGCAGGGCGTCATAGTCGACTCTCGACTCGAGCGTGGCCGCGGTCCGGTCGCCACCGTGCTCATCCAGCGCGGAACGTGCGCTATCGGAGATCCTATCGTCGCGGGCATGTACTCCGGCCGCATCCGGACGATGGTCAATGACCGCGAGGAGAAGATGGAGATAATCGGACCGTCGACTCCCGCACAGATTACGGGTCTCTCCGGCGTCCCTCAGGCAGGGGACAGCTTCCTCGTCGTGCATGACGATCAGGAGGCGCGCGAAATCACCCTGCGACGCAGCCAGATCAAGCGCGAATACGAACACCGCAGGCCGCAGGGTGCCGTTACCCTCGAGAAAGTCTTCGACCAGATTCGCGAAGGACAGATCAGGGAACTCCGGCTTATCATCAAGGGCGATGTCGACGGCTCGGTGGAAGTGTTGTCGGACACGCTTGGGAAGATCGCCACCGACGAAGTGAAGACTCATATCATACGAAGCGGGGTAGGGGCCGTTACGGAGTCCGATGTTCTTCTGGCGGCAGCGTCGGACGCCGTCATTATCGGATTCCAGGTCGCTCCGGATACGCGCGCACGCGAACTTGCAAGGACCGAGAAAGTTGATATCCGGCAATACTCGATCATCTATGAAGCGGAAAGCGATATTCGCAAGGCGCTGGAAGGCCTGTTGTCGCCGACAGTATCCGAGAATCTGGTCGGATCTGCCGAGGTGCGTAACACGTTTCGTGTCCCCAAGGTGGGGCTGATCGCGGGCTGCTACGTGAAGGAAGGCCGCATCAACCGCAAAGACAGAATCAAGCTGGTGCGCGACGGCAAGATCGTGTACAGCGGATCGATCGGTTCGCTCCGGCGCTTCAAGGATGACGCTCGCGAGGTCAAGGAAGGCTACGAGTGCGGTATCGGTATCGAGAACTTCCAGGATGTCAAACTCGGCGACGTGATCGAGGCGTATGAGCTGGTCGAAACGGCGCGCACGCTTCAGAGCTGA